From the genome of Eucalyptus grandis isolate ANBG69807.140 chromosome 2, ASM1654582v1, whole genome shotgun sequence, one region includes:
- the LOC104435591 gene encoding protein CRABS CLAW, which translates to MEDKASMEVPPSEHLCYVRCNFCNTVLAVGIPCKRMLDTVTVKCGHCSNLSFLSTRTPLQGQCLDHPLSLQGFSSDFRRGQSSSSSSSTSGDQPLSPKAAPFVVKPPEKKHRLPSAYNRFMKEEIQRIKAANPEIPHREAFSAAAKNWARYIPHSPSGSAPGSSSHSSNDCGMTPISLEK; encoded by the exons ATGGAAGACAAGGCGAGCATGGAAGTCCCCCCGTCCGAGCATCTGTGCTATGTCCGGTGCAACTTCTGCAACACCGTTCTTGCT GTGGGGATTCCATGCAAGAGGATGCTGGACACAGTGACGGTGAAATGTGGGCATTGCAGCAATCTCTCGTTCCTGAGCACCAGGACTCCCCTTCAAGGCCAGTGTCTTGATCATCCCTTGAGCCTTCAG GGGTTTTCCAGTGATTTTAGGAGAGGCCAGTCATCATCCTCCTCGTCCTCAACTTCGGGCGATCAGCCATTATCACCCAAAGCTGCCCCCTTTGTTGTGAAAC CTCCGGAGAAGAAGCACAGGCTTCCATCTGCTTACAACCGGTTCATGAA AGAGGAGATACAGCGCATCAAAGCGGCGAATCCTGAGATACCACACAGAGAAGCATTCAGTGCAGCAGCCAAAAAC TGGGCGAGGTACATTCCACATTCGCCTTCGGGATCGGCTCCTGGCAGCAGTAGCCAT TCCTCCAATGACTGTGGAATGACCCCAATAAGTCTAGAGAAGTAA